GTGCAATCATGTCAGGAGCACTGGTTGGAAGGATGAAAACCAAAGCATGGGTCATATTTGTTCCGTTATGGGCATGTCTTGTCTATGTCCCTGTTGCCCACTGGGTATGGGGAGGAGGATGGCTGATGCAAATGGGTGCCCTTGACTTTGCAGGAGGTGCAGTAGTTCACATCAACTCAGGAATTTCCGCTCTTGCGGTTGCATTGGTTCTAGGAAAAAGGAAAAACGACGCTTTGATTCCACATAACTTAGGTTATGCCGTTCTAGGTGCGGCATTGCTATGGTTCGGATGGATGGGATTCAATGGAGGATCAGGACTCGCTGCAGATGGACTTGCAGCAAATGCAATAATAGTCTCAAACGTCTCAGCAGCAATGGGATTGATTGTTTGGACAATAATAGATGTGATGAAAGTTGGAAAGCCAACAGTTTTAGGCGCAATTTCCGGTGCGGTTGCAGGACTTGTGGGAATAACTCCCGCAGCAGGTTTTGTGGACGTGTTTGGTGCATTAATCATCGGTATGTTTGCTTCAATAATATCATACTATTCAATCAACTATCTCAAACCAAAACTCGGATATGACGATGCCCTGGATGTATGGGGCATTCACGGTATGTCTGGAGTGTGGGGAGCAATTGCAACAGGAATATTTGCAGTTCCTGCCGTAGGCGGAGTTGCAGGATTGATTGCAGGAAATCCTGAGCAGGTATTGATACAGATAATAAGTGTTATAGCCACAATAGTCTATTCATTTGTAGTAAGCTATGTTCTTGCCAAAATACTAGAAAAATCATTAAACGGCATAAGAGTAGATGAGAAAGAGGAAATTGGAGGGCTTGATTCCCACCTTCACAAGGAATCCGCATACAACTTCAATTCATAGGAGGGCTAGTTTATGAAACGCATTATAGCAATTATAAGACCTGAAAAATTTGATGATGTCAAAAGGGCACTGGTGGAAGTCGGATGCGATGGAATGACCGTTACTGAGGTAAAAGGAAGAGGAAGCCAAAAAGGAATAAGACAATCATATAGGGGATCAAGCTACTGCATAGATTTGATTCCAAAAACAAGAATAGAGATTGTTGTAAACGATAATGACCTGGACCTCTTTGTAGACACCATCAAAGAGGCAGCACACACAGGAAACATCGGTGACGGTAAAATCTTCATTCAAGATATCGAAAACGTAATAAGAATACGTACAGGTGAGGATGGAGATCAGGCTGTCTAGAAATAGCAATAAATCTTTTAAATATCTCTTCGGGAATGGTGCCAGGCATCATTCCCATTTTTTTTTTAAAAATTTAGTAATCTATGACCACACCATTAATGTCTGAAATGTCAACCCATGTAGTGATGCCCTTGGTTTCATATAGGTATCCGTCAATGTACTCGTATGTGACTTCCTTATTGTCACTAATGAGATGGACACGGTTTCCATCAATCTCATCGACCCTTTTTATGATTCCACCATACTCATCGGATTCTGCCACTACGATGTCCCCGACATGGATGTCATGGGTCTTGTTGAAAAGGACTGTCTGTCCGTCCTGCAGTGTCGGAACCATTGATGTTCCGTCAACATAAACGATGACGGGGATTTGGTCAGGTCCGATGGATGAATCGATATTGACTGTAGGGTCATCAAGGCCATACTTCAGGCAGATGTTCTCAATTCCATTATGCACTCCGGTGATGTTTGTGGTGGTGTCGTCCATGACATTCACTACGTAATCACAGATTTCCTGATTTAGGAGGTCGAGATTGCCGTTTCCAAAATCTTTAGTTTCCACGCTCACGTTTTCACCATCGAGATACACGTCAACGGTGTCATGGGAATTGATCATAAATAAGGCTGAGAATCCTATAAAAATAATAATTATAAAAGCCAAAATGGTCTTTTTAGCCATATGCCTCACTCGTCCATAATGTTTAAATCCATATTCAGCAGCGCCTTCATTGTTTCAATGTCAATCTGGCCGGGAGCGGTCACATCGGTTCCGGCAGCAAAGGTGATCGGTGAATCGAATTTGGATGCCATCACGCGAGTATAGCTTCCCAAATCTCCCATGGAAATGGCAATGGTGTCTTCACAGTGAGACAGAACGGCCAATATTGTCAATGTGTCCTCCAAATCCTGTGGCATGAATGCGACCTTGGCAATATCACCCAATTCATGTTCCTTTTCTACAATGTACATTATCTCATTAAGGTCAGGTGTCTTTTCAAAATCATGATATGACACTATGGTCTTCACGCCTGTGTCATG
This is a stretch of genomic DNA from Methanobrevibacter thaueri. It encodes these proteins:
- the aroD gene encoding type I 3-dehydroquinate dehydratase, producing MYSQTKIAIPIFQENCKDVIAVAEDCIEKGADILEFRIDALKNPDISEIKDTINEINFPMIATNRIDSEGGSFKGSEEERIDILYECCNLVDYVDIELQSKDEYINRIHDTGVKTIVSYHDFEKTPDLNEIMYIVEKEHELGDIAKVAFMPQDLEDTLTILAVLSHCEDTIAISMGDLGSYTRVMASKFDSPITFAAGTDVTAPGQIDIETMKALLNMDLNIMDE
- a CDS encoding ammonium transporter, encoding MVMFSAGDTAWILVCTLLVLLMSIPAVAFFYGGLSKRKNVLNTMFLTFIAFSIISVIWVIFGYQFAFGSDINGLIGAPSNFFLQGIGLDDLNGTIPTLLFVMFQCAFAGLTCAIMSGALVGRMKTKAWVIFVPLWACLVYVPVAHWVWGGGWLMQMGALDFAGGAVVHINSGISALAVALVLGKRKNDALIPHNLGYAVLGAALLWFGWMGFNGGSGLAADGLAANAIIVSNVSAAMGLIVWTIIDVMKVGKPTVLGAISGAVAGLVGITPAAGFVDVFGALIIGMFASIISYYSINYLKPKLGYDDALDVWGIHGMSGVWGAIATGIFAVPAVGGVAGLIAGNPEQVLIQIISVIATIVYSFVVSYVLAKILEKSLNGIRVDEKEEIGGLDSHLHKESAYNFNS
- a CDS encoding S24 family peptidase, producing the protein MAKKTILAFIIIIFIGFSALFMINSHDTVDVYLDGENVSVETKDFGNGNLDLLNQEICDYVVNVMDDTTTNITGVHNGIENICLKYGLDDPTVNIDSSIGPDQIPVIVYVDGTSMVPTLQDGQTVLFNKTHDIHVGDIVVAESDEYGGIIKRVDEIDGNRVHLISDNKEVTYEYIDGYLYETKGITTWVDISDINGVVIDY
- a CDS encoding P-II family nitrogen regulator, with the protein product MKRIIAIIRPEKFDDVKRALVEVGCDGMTVTEVKGRGSQKGIRQSYRGSSYCIDLIPKTRIEIVVNDNDLDLFVDTIKEAAHTGNIGDGKIFIQDIENVIRIRTGEDGDQAV